TACACGTTTCAAGACCAGTTCGTTGGGACAGTGACCATGTAGTTACACTTGATGACGAGTTAAAAGAAATTTCACTTGAAATCGTTCGTAACGATGCATTAGATAAAGTAATGATTGGACTTGATTTCTTTGACGCAAGCATTAACCGTGTAGCGGCATGGACAATAGGAACTCGTAATATGATTAAATCTTTACTATACGCAATGCTTGTACCGAACAATCACTTAAAACAGCTTCAAGAAGAAGGGAACTTTACGGAAAGATTAGCTTTAATGGAAGAGTTTAAAACATATCCATTTGGAGCAATTTGGGATTACTATTGTGAACAAATGGGTGTTCCTGTGAAGGAAACTTGGTTGGAAGATGTTAAAAAGTATGAGAAGGAAGTTTTGTCGCAAAGATAATTAAATATGACAAATTGAGAAAAGCACAACAAAAATGATATTGCGTTGTGCTTTTTCGATTTTGGGCTATATGATTTACAAATAGATAGAGAGACTCATATGAAATGATATTCATAACAAATAAAATCATAGAATATTCAAAAGAAATCAAACATATGGTATTCTTTAAATAAAAAGAAATAGTATAATATATAGATAATAAGTCTCATAAAGGGGGACAATGATGGTTAAAAAGCTTTTTTCGTTTCAAGTTTTATTGTTGTTATTTGTAAGCGGTTGCAACGTAGGTGCGGTTAACAATAATGAATATAAGGTTTTATATACAAATGAACCATCACAACAGGACGATGAAAAGCAACAGCCTTCCAACTATACAGTTGCAATTATACCGAAAGTCATAAATATACCATATTTTAATGCAGTTGAAGAAGGAGCAATGGAGGCGGGAAAGGACTTAGGAGTAAAGGTCATTTATAAAGGTCCAACCATCGCAGACTCCGAGCATCAAATAAAAATTATTGATGAACTTATACAAAATGAGGAAGTAGATGTTATTGCTGTATCTGCTAATGATCCGGAAAAGCTTGTTCCTGTCTTAAAAAAAGCACAAAATCATCAAATTAAGGTCATTACATGGGATGCAGATACGTTGCCGGAAGCAAGAGATTTTTTCATCAATATGGTAAATCCAGAAACTTTAGGAAGACATCTAATGGATACACTGGCCTGGAATGTGGATGAACAAGGTGAATTTGCAATAATGACAGGAGCTAATTCAGCCGCAAATCTTAATGAATGGTTGAAGTGGATTAAGCAGCATCAAAAAGAATACTATCCTAATATGAAATTAGTGGAAATCGCTGCTACAGATGATGACCCTAATAAGGCATACTTAATCGCTAAGCAGCTGTTAAATGATTATCCTAACTTAAAAGGAATTATTGGCAACTCATCGGTTGGACCGCCAGCTGCCGCACAAGCAGTAAAAGAGGCCGGAAAAGCGGGTTCAATAGCGGTAGTAGGTTTGTCGCCTCCAAACCCAATGAATGAATATTTAAAAGACGGATCTGCTCAAATCATTACATTATGGAGCCCCCAAAAAACTAGGTTATTTAACTGTTGCACTTAGTAAGAATATTGTAACGAGTTCTTATCCTTATGATAATCAAGAGATTCCTGGTGTTGGAAAAATTAGAAGAATTGACGATATTGTCATAATGGGAGAACCAATTGATTTTACAAAGGAAAATGTTGATCAATATGATTTTTAAACATCTTAGATTAAGAAACTATAAATTAATGACGAAGCTGATGATTACGTATATGCTTCTGACTGTTATTCCAATCTCGATAATAGGTTATATCGCTTACAGCCAGTATACAAAGTCAATTGAGAAGCAAGTTGGAGAATATATTCCTAAGCTATTGGAACAAGCAAATGAAAATGTGGAAAATCAATTAAATGAAATAAGACAGCTTCCTGATGCATTATACAATTCCTCACAGGTTATAGAGGTTCTTCGTAAGGATTCGTTTCAAAATAAGTCTACTATTTTAAAAGATGAATTCTTAGTAAATAGTTATCTTTCAAGAACATATATTAATGGTGGAAACACTGATATACTTGGTGTCTTTCTTTTATCAAAGAACAGATTATTTACAAGTACAAAAACATCATTTAGTGGATTAGGATTAGAATCTTCATCTTTACCTTACGGACAGGATATTGAACTTAATGGGAGGGAAGAAATTATTCTTCCTTATCAAACTAACTTAGAATTTAAAGGAAATCCTCCATTTATTATGCTAATGAGACAATTAAGAGATTATGAGAATCAAGAGAACCTAGGAACGATTCTTATTGCAATAGATTTGTCTTTTTTCGAAAAAGCTCTTAACAATTTAAAGGAAGAGAAGAACTCAAACGTTTGGATAACAGATCCTGATGGAAGAATTATTTATCATACAAATCCTACATTAATTGGAGAATTTGATCAAAAATATGAAAGCTATCCGAACATTAATGGAAGTTTCAAAACGACGTTATTAGATGAAAATCATTTAATAAGCACGGAAGATTTTCAACAGTATGATTGGAGAGTATTCCATAGTATTGCGTTAAAGGATTTAACTAAGGAAACAGACGCTGTTCGCTATGGAACAATTATTGCGTTTATAATTGTGGTTTTCTTGAGCATTGTTATTTCAATTATTCTCGCTTGGAATGTTTCAAATCCTTTGAAAAAGCTAACAAAATTAATGAAACAGGTTGAAAAAGGTAATTTTAATGTGGACCTTTCAATTCATTCAAAAGATGAGATTGGAACCCTAGCAAAAAGCTTTAATTCTATGATTACAGAAATCAACACATTGATTAAAAAGAATTATAAAATTGAAATACGGCAGAAGAATGCAGAGTTATATGCCTTACAATCACAAATTAATCCACATTTTATGTACAATACGCTTGAAACAATTGGATATGCAGTTGAGGAAGAAGAAACAGAGTCTGTTGTCAAAATGGTGACGTTATTAGGGAAAATGTTACGATATTCCCTAAACAACAAGGACAAAGTTGTTCCGATTTCATTTGAATTAACTCATACAACTAATTACTTAACGATCCAAAAATTTAGATTTGAAGATCGAATTTCGTTTAAAATTTATGAAAACGTTAATACAAATCAATACTATATTCCCAAGTTTATTTTGCAACCGATCATAGAAAATTCAATTAAATATGGTCTTGATCAACATGAGGAATGTATCATTATTATCACGATTGATAAAACCGGGGATGACGAAATCCTAATTAAAATTAAGGATAATGGACCTGGAATTGAAGAAAAAGTGCTAGAAAAATTAATTACTTCTTTACGAAAAGACCCAATGGCAGGACGAGACTCTAGCTTTGGATTAATTAATGTTCATGCAAGAATATCAATGATTTTCGGTGAACAATACGGGTTGGAAGTGAATAGTAGATCACATGAAGGAACAGAGGTTGTTCTAAAATTGCCAATGGTAACAGAAGGAGAAGTACTAAACATGACAGGAGGTGAGGAAATTGCCTAAACGTATTAAAACGATACTTGTTGATGATGAAGCCTCGACTTAGACGTGGTGTTGAAAGATTGGTTAAAGCTCAAGGTGAAGATTGGGAAATAGTTGGAAGCTTTAGCAGTGGTGACGAGTGTTTGAAGCTTGTTCAAGAGCAAAACCTTCACTTTGATTTGTTAATAACTGATGTCAAGATGCCTGGGATGGATGGGTTAACTCTTATCAAACAGTTAAAGCAATTAGCCTCCTTCCATGCTATGGTCATTAGCGGTTTCGATGATTTTCAGTTTCTTCAAACAGCCATACGTGAAGGAGCAAGTGATTATTTAATTAAACCAATTGATCGCGATGATTTCAGAATTCAATTAGAAAAGATACAAAACAAAATCGTTTCCCATTGGAATGATTCACAGTATTTCGAGGAAGTAC
This Metabacillus endolithicus DNA region includes the following protein-coding sequences:
- a CDS encoding cache domain-containing sensor histidine kinase — encoded protein: MILQRKMLINMIFKHLRLRNYKLMTKLMITYMLLTVIPISIIGYIAYSQYTKSIEKQVGEYIPKLLEQANENVENQLNEIRQLPDALYNSSQVIEVLRKDSFQNKSTILKDEFLVNSYLSRTYINGGNTDILGVFLLSKNRLFTSTKTSFSGLGLESSSLPYGQDIELNGREEIILPYQTNLEFKGNPPFIMLMRQLRDYENQENLGTILIAIDLSFFEKALNNLKEEKNSNVWITDPDGRIIYHTNPTLIGEFDQKYESYPNINGSFKTTLLDENHLISTEDFQQYDWRVFHSIALKDLTKETDAVRYGTIIAFIIVVFLSIVISIILAWNVSNPLKKLTKLMKQVEKGNFNVDLSIHSKDEIGTLAKSFNSMITEINTLIKKNYKIEIRQKNAELYALQSQINPHFMYNTLETIGYAVEEEETESVVKMVTLLGKMLRYSLNNKDKVVPISFELTHTTNYLTIQKFRFEDRISFKIYENVNTNQYYIPKFILQPIIENSIKYGLDQHEECIIIITIDKTGDDEILIKIKDNGPGIEEKVLEKLITSLRKDPMAGRDSSFGLINVHARISMIFGEQYGLEVNSRSHEGTEVVLKLPMVTEGEVLNMTGGEEIA
- a CDS encoding autoinducer 2 ABC transporter substrate-binding protein gives rise to the protein MVKKLFSFQVLLLLFVSGCNVGAVNNNEYKVLYTNEPSQQDDEKQQPSNYTVAIIPKVINIPYFNAVEEGAMEAGKDLGVKVIYKGPTIADSEHQIKIIDELIQNEEVDVIAVSANDPEKLVPVLKKAQNHQIKVITWDADTLPEARDFFINMVNPETLGRHLMDTLAWNVDEQGEFAIMTGANSAANLNEWLKWIKQHQKEYYPNMKLVEIAATDDDPNKAYLIAKQLLNDYPNLKGIIGNSSVGPPAAAQAVKEAGKAGSIAVVGLSPPNPMNEYLKDGSAQIITLWSPQKTRLFNCCT